Below is a window of Oncorhynchus clarkii lewisi isolate Uvic-CL-2024 chromosome 19, UVic_Ocla_1.0, whole genome shotgun sequence DNA.
gcatttcactgtgaggtctactacacctgttgtactcagcatttcactgtaaggtctactacacctgttgtattcagcatttcactgtgaggtctactacacctgttgtattcagcatttcactgtaaggtctactacacctgttgtattcagcatttcactatgaggtctactacacctgttgtattcagcatttcactgtaaggtctactacacctgttgtattcagtatttcactgtgaggtctactacacctgttgtattcagcatttcactgtaaggtctactacacctgttgtattcagcatttcactgtaaggtctactaaacctgttgtattcagcatttcactgtaaggtctactacacctgttgtattcagcatttcactgtaaggtcaacctacacctgttgtacagcatttcactgtaaggtctactacacctgttgtacagcatttcactctaaggtctactaaacctgttgtattcagcatttcactgtgaggtctactacacctgttgtattcagcatttcactgtgaggtctactacacctgttgtattcatcatttcactgtaaggtctactacacctgttgaattcagcatttcactgtaaggtctactaaacctgttgtacagcatttcactctaaggtctactaaacctgttgtattcagcatttcactgtgaggtctactacacctgttgtattcagcatttcactgtgaggtctactacacctgttgtattcatcatttcactgtaaggtctactacacctgttgtattcagcatttcactgtaaggtctactacacctgttgaattcagcatttcactgtaaggtctactaaacctgttgtattcagcatttcactgtaaggtctactacacctgttgtattcagcatttcactgtaaggtctactacacctgttgaattcagcatttcactgtgaggtctactacacctgttgtattcagcatttcactgtgaggtctactacacctgttgtattcatcatttcactgtaaggtctactacacctgttgtattcagcatttcactgtaaggtctactacacctgttgaattcagcatttcactgtaaggtctactaaacctgttgtattcagcatttcactgtaaggtctactacacctgttgtattcagcatttcactgtgaggtctactacacctgttgtattcagcatttcactgtaaggtctactacacctgttgtattcagcatttcactgtaaggtctactacacctgttgaattcagcatttcactgtaaggtctactaaacctgttgtattcagcatttcactgtgaggtctactacacctgttgtattcagcatttcactgtaaggtctactacacctgttgtattcagcatttcactgtgaggtctactacacctggtgtattcagcatttcactgtgaggtctactacacctgtcgtattcagcatttcactgtgaggtctactaaacctgttgtattcagcgtttcactgtaaggtctactacacctgttgtattcagcgtttcactgtaaggcactatacagtagtgcactacctctgaccagagccctataggtcaAAATGTGCGGCActatacagtagtgcactatgggacaCAGCCGTCCTCTACCTGTGTTGTTATGTTAACACAGGCCGTACTTACTTTTCATCATTAGCGAACACCATGTTGTTGCTTCGCATGACATGATGAAGAACGCTCTGAAAACCCGGAAGACACTGATACATCTGAATAGAGAAGGGAACAACGATATCAGTTCAGAAATCTCTTGAGCGTAACTAGTCCTAGAGTAGAGCAATACGGGTCAAAAATACAGGAAGGAGATGGATGGATTGATGAATCATTCTTGTGAAACGGGGGAATTTATTAAGCCACCTTTGGGTTTCATAGtgcaataacacactgttacacaaggccgcagagaggggaaggggagagagagagagagacagagagacagagagagagagacagagagagagagagagagacagagagagagagagacagagagagagacagagagagagggacagagagagagagagaaagagagagagagagacctcaccACACTAAGGGGATGGCTGGCTACTTCCTCCTCCATATTGGTGTACGGAGCCTCCAGGATCACACCATCGACAGCATAGCTTGGCTCCAGATCGGCTTGTGTTACGGCCCTCAGATCGCGTGCTCTttctcttgccaactccattgctgTCATGACAAACATGGAAACATGTCAAGACAAACATGTCATGACAACCATGGAAACATGTCAAGACAAGTATGGAAACATGTCAAGACAAACATGTCAAGACAAACATGGAAACATGTCAAGACAAACATGGAAACATGTCAAGACAAACATGTCATGACAAACATGGAAACATGTCAAGACAAACATGGAAACCTGTCAAGACAAACCTGGAAACATGTCAAGACAAACATGGAAACCTGTCAAGACAAACATGTCAAGACAAACATGGAAACATGTCAAGACGAACATGGAAACATGTCAAGACAAACATGGAAACATGTCAAGACAAACATGGAAACATGTCAAGACAAACCTGGAAACATGTCAAGACAAACCTGGAAACATGTCAAGACAAACATGGAAACCTGTCAAGACaaacatagaaacatgtcaagacaAACATGTCAAGACAAACATGTCAAGACAACCCTGGAAACATGTCAAGTCAAACCTGGAAACATGTCAAGACAAACATGTCAAGACAAACATGTCAAGACAAACATGGAAACATGTCAAGACAAACATGGAAACCTGTCAAGACAAACATGGAAACATGTCAAGACAAACATGTCCAGACAAACATGGAAACATGTCAAGACAAACCTGGAAACATGTCAAGACAAACATGGAAACATGTCAAGACAAACATGGAAACATGTCATGACAAACATGGAAACATGTCAAGACAAACCTGGAAACATGTCATGACAAACATGGAAACATGTCAAGACAAACCTGGAAACATGTCAAGACAAACCTGGAAACATGTCAAGACAAAAATGGAAACATGTCAAGACAAACCTGGAAACATGTCAAGACAAACATGGAAACATGTCATGACAAACATGGAAACATGTCAAGACAAACCTGGAAACATGTCAAGACAAACCTGGAAACATGTCAAGACAAACATGGAAACATGTCAAGACAAACATGGAAACATGTCAAGACAATTTTTTTTGTCATAGATCCATTATTAATGTTATGTTCAATTAGTGACTTCTTTAGACTTCCATAATGAATGCTTGAACTGCATGCCGAAAGGTtatgtttaaagacacagtccgGGAGATGGAACTGCATGCTGAAAGGTTATGTTTAAAGATACAGTCCGGGATCTTAAAGCACGACAAATTTGTAACACAGATTTATgttacaaagctgtcatcaaggcaaagggtggcatcTTTGAATAAtccaaaatataaaatattttttggttactacatgattccttatgtgttatttcatagttttgatgtcttcactataattctacaatgtagaaaatagttttaaaaaataaagaaaaacccttgaatgagtaggtttgtccaaactggtactgtgtgtataaTATACGAATTGCAAAAAAGCAGGATGTAAAACTACATATGAAATGGAATGACGTTAGGACACAAAAAAAACAGGGACCCGGTTTGGCTCTTGAGCACCACtatcaaaactactggctgaaattatacaaaaaagTTCCGGAGCATCACTTTAAATAGTTTGGAGCGTGTGTAGAGTGCGACTTCCTTTCTTTTATACAGTTTATTCTCCCTCAGACAGCACCTCTACACAGGGGTTGTCATGGTTTTTAATAGAGGTTCTATCAGTGGCCGCGTGCATAAACTCGGGCTGCATACTGAATGTTGAGATTACGTTGAGGTCGGTCACTGACGTTGGCAGCGCAAACAGACTGGCACGCAGGCTATCGAGACCAGTCACTGACGTTGAAAACAACAGGGAAAATAACAATTGAGTGCACTTCCAAATCAGATGAATAAATTGTCGAAATCGAAAATCAATGGTAGCTGTGAAGGTAGATAAACGAACTAGGTCAGAAGTGCTCAAATGTCCTAGAAGGTCCGGTTCGATATTGTCATTAAACCTaattttctgttgttttttttttttgtttttttttgacGGTATTGACCTCATTCTGGGTCCGGCCCACGGTCCACCTATTGAGGTATGACTGAATTAACTAAACCTATATCAGAGTCCGCTCACTATGAAAACTATTGAGGGATCTGAAGACTTCTGACTTTGTTCTTCACCACTGACAAACTATATGTCCGATTCTCCACACTTTTCCCTGTCATGAATTTACAAACATATTTGATTGGTGTAGGAACTGTCTGGAGCCGGTGGCAGTAACTCACCCTGTTCCTGTATCTTTACAGCAGCGTTGGTGGCCACCCTGCGGAGAGAGTTCACACATCTCCATTTTGGGGGAAAGAGTCTAGAATGAAACCCAGGGTGAATCCCAAATTGCCCGCCATAAGCCTTAAACCCTCTGCACTTGTGGGGATCTTAAGAGAATTTTGATCAGTATAACCCATGGTGAAAACTTccacctagcctatcagagggcaaggtGGAGATACTAGCGGATAGGTTAAACCTGTCAAATACTCTCAGAGCTTCACAAATGTGTCTTAGGGGTCCATTTGagatgcttctacacctgcattgcttgttgtttgggggttttaggctgggtttctgtacagcactttgtgacatcagctgatgtaagaagggctttataaatacatttgattgattgagatTGGGCCCAAATGTTTCAACAACAAAACCCCAAAAATGCCTGGAAGACACTCACTCACCCCGTACCCAGGGAATGTCCCCACAGACTGATCTGGCTGGTCCTGCTGCGTGTCTTTACCCACTGGTACAGATAGAGGGCGTCAGAGGTCAACCCAACCTCACTGGGCTCCCCACTGGAATCTCCATAacctgggtgggtgggtggggggggggggggggggggacgacaagGTGACAAAGAAGCCCTTTGATTCATGATGTCACTATGGCTGCTTTCACCCTGGCTAGAGGATATTTCCACTCTGCTACCATGACAACAAATctgatgcaaaaaaaaaaaatatgtaaatgaattgcaaaatattaaatatatttaccTTTGAGAGGAACACTACGTTAACCACATGAAGTTCTATTTTCGAATGAATTAATGAATTCGTAAATTAATTAATTTTTATTTACATGTCAAATCGTCTTACATGATTATTTGACGCATCTGAGTTTTTGTAACGGCCAGGGAAATATAACAATATATGTGTATATTAATTGTTATTTGTGCTTACCTCTGTAGTCCAGTGACAGTACATGATACCCTGCTGCACTTAGGATCTAGAAAATAGACAGGCTTGGTTAGGACATCCTTATTTTAACCCAATACTCcaaaatccattttttttttcagaCTAGAACAACATACAGTACCTTCACAAGTTCCACTCTGTGGTTTATGGCCCTTTGGACATGACAGAACAGTTTGAGAGTTTAGAAACAtaaaacagaacaacaacaaaaaaactcctTCTCATTCATTGAAACAACACTAGGATGACTATGGTATATCTGTGGAACAAAATCGAGGGATGTCACTGATTTCCTTAATCTCGGGAACTAAGAATCAAACAAGTGACTGCTGGGATGTATTCATCAGGCACAACATGGAAGAAAACATCCTGAAACAGGGAACCTGTTCTTATTTTCCAAAAGGAACACTAATGTTCTATTTCCAAAACATTTTACCACGGTGTTCCCTAATGAACATGGCCCTGATGATGTAATAATACCCACTGGACTTCATTAGGAGAGTCTACCAggatgtgcatcccaaatggccccctattccctatatagtgcattactcttgaccagggcccatacctccctcacccatagggctctggtcaaatgtagtgcactatatagggaatagggatccattTAGGATACACACAGGGTCTCTACCCCCAACACTAGACCCACCTGGAGCCCACGTTGCCGTGGAGATAGATGATAACAGGAGAACCATCTCCCAGAGTCTCACTGTACCACTCAGGGCCGGCCCCCTGGGCCTTCTCCCATTGGCTGTCGGGAACCGTATGCCTAAGAGACACAGACAGCGCAAACAAACAGTGCAGAGTGAAGTTACTTACTTAAGTTACTTTTTACACTTAAGTAACCACAACTTGAGCCCAAAAacagattgtatttgaaaataacattAATTTCATAGCTTGATTGCACTGAGACACAATCacatacacaatatatacaaaagtatgtggacacccctaaacatttggctatttcagccacatccactgctgacaggtgtataaaatcgagcacacagccatgcaatctccatagacaaacattggcagtactgtagaatggccttactgaagagctcggtgaaatttctgccctgctagagctgccccggtcaactaagtgctgttattgtaaagtggaaatgtttaggagcaacaacggctcagccgggaagtggtaggccacataagctcacagaatgggccCGCCGGGTGCTGAAGCACGTAATGagtaaaaatcgcctgtcctcggttgcaacactcactactgagttccaaactgcctctggaaagtAGAATCAAATAGTTAACTTGCctaaatattctgaaataacttttttttttagaaagaaagacagaaagaaagaaagaaagaaagaaagaaagttagaaagaaagaaagttagaaagaaagaaagaaagttagaaagaaagaaagaaagaaagaaagaaagaaagaaagaaagaaagaaagaaagagaacttCAAATGGACATGGtctaattgactcaacaaccaaaaacacattttgaagTTTAGTTTGAAAATCAGTCGATATTTTGGATTGTTTATCAAAATTAACTGGCTAACTTCTTGATAATGATTTGTATTATACCCGTCTGCAATGATTGAAAAACACTTGACTGGTGAAAACAACAATGGGagcccctatgggccctggtcaaaagtagtgcactatgtagggaatagggtgcctatttGAGACGTATCCACTGACTTACCATACACCCAGTGAGATCCCCTCCTCTGGACTGAGGTAGAAGTTTAGAGTGTGGTTCAGGGAGAGCTCTGCTGGACTGGCCAGGTCCACGAGGTACGGAATCCTTACTGATAACAGATTTCAAAACAAAATGGAGGTTATCAGTCTTTATTCAGTTCCTACCTGTCTGATCATTCCGTGCAATAATactacagaacacacagtagTTTGCTATATATACACAATCAATATGGTGTGCGGCATAGGCAGAGGCAATATTCAATGATGtcatttcattattttttttttacaccatgTTGATTTTCAAAAGGGTCAGACTGAACTCCCTCTACGTACACCAGTGAGAAAAGACAACATGGCCTAGTATCCATGGAAACAGGCAGagaatgacaggcagagagaTGTAGACGATACACTGCAGTAAGATCGCCTTCTTCAGAATGGATAACCCCGGAGAGCTGTAAGATAAGATAAGAAAACTTTATAGTCCAAAATGGAAATGTATCTTCTTTGGCGCTCTCTGGCTTTCATTCACTGAGACTTATGAGGTAAGAATGATGCCGTTGAAAATGGTGTGAACACGCAAGAGAGGTCTCATAACGGGGCAAAACAATAGTAGCTTTAAGTGCCGTGCATTATAACAactttacagtacattacacatcTATATACTCGTAGATTAAACACTGGTAGGCTATGTCATGTTAGTCCACCAGacggctgtctctctctctctctctctctctctctctctctctctctctctctctctctctctctctctgtctctctctctctctctctctctctctgtctctctgtctctctctctctctctctctctgtctctctctctctctctctctgtctctctgtctctctgtctctctctctctctgtctctctctctgtctctctctctctctctctttctctctctctctctctctctgcaattgATCCTGGGGACAAGGTTAGCTATGACAACACTGAAACGAGTGAAAATACAGTCCTAGAAGCTGGCTTCGGAGCATGAAGGCTACAGTACTTACTACTGTGACCGTTCACTTGTAACAGTTTCCAGTTTGCAGTAAGACTTCTTATTTTCAGACCCAGGGGTTTCCTTGCTGTCCTTGGTCTTAGTTTCGTTTTCTGTATCAACTGTTTTACTCATTTTGAAGTGTAAACTAAACTGCAGAGACCTTTACTGACAGAAATTGTCGAGAGAGCATGTATGTTTACTTCCTGGTGACAGGAAGGATTGGGACATATGAGGTGAAGGGTTGTCTCTGTGTAATAGgaagctgattggctcaaaaggcTAATAAACGTCACCATGTTGATtaggcttcacacacacacacacacatgcacacattggGATATGAGTTCTGTTTGACAACAGCAGGCCACAGAGGAGAGGGAAATCAAGAAGCCTAATAATTATAGGTCAAATAAAGAGAATTACAGCTATTCACTGTCTTTAACTTATATTACACTGTTTAGATTACACTCATGCCAAAAACTAAAGCAATTTACTGTTTGATTAAGTTTTCAATGTTATGAAGGcatgttttatttaaaatgtaggcctatttaGGCTATTCAATTATTTGCAAAGTTTGGTAtgtatctatatatttttttaaccataAAAAATTGTGTCATGCCCTCGTTTCATATTAAACACATACTTCTAAACAGATAAATTGTTGCCTTCCTTGCCTGTGAAAAGTGTCGGGGCCTTGAAGAGGAATTTCAACTCCCGTGGACGCGGCGCGCCAGTGACTGCATCCGTGCGACTCCAGAGCTTTTCAATGCGTCACCACCCCTTCCTCTCCGAGGAGCTTTTCAAAATCCGAAAGGAGAGATGCAGCTGACTCAGAAGGTATTTTAGCCGGTTGAACGAGAACAAAACCTTTTGACAACAGAAGTATAAAATATAGTATGTTACCTGGGTTACGCTAGCCCCAAATAAGGAGTTTAATCAATAAGTTTCGGAAGGGTTTATTTGAGAGGAAATCAAAACCTTGTTTTTATATGGAAGGACGGACGGTTCTGAAACTTCCGTAACGGTCTCTCTATAATTCAACCAGAGAAGAGTGGATAGGCAGCCTTCGACTCAGTGGAGTTTCTGTGGGTAAGTTGATAGCAAttgcaaaacaaaaataaaataaataatagtatGTCAACTTACCTGTATTGCATGTAGGCTATAATTATCACAAAAGGTTGATAAAGAGAAACAGTCTAGTTTAGCTTTTGTAGCCTGTCGATCTCCCCCCCGCC
It encodes the following:
- the LOC139375444 gene encoding lysophosphatidylserine lipase ABHD12-like gives rise to the protein MSKTVDTENETKTKDSKETPGSENKKSYCKLETVTSERSQYSPGLSILKKAILLQCIVYISLPVILCLFPWILGHVVFSHWLRIPYLVDLASPAELSLNHTLNFYLSPEEGISLGVWHTVPDSQWEKAQGAGPEWYSETLGDGSPVIIYLHGNVGSRAINHRVELVKILSAAGYHVLSLDYRGYGDSSGEPSEVGLTSDALYLYQWVKTRSRTSQISLWGHSLGTGVATNAAVKIQEQAMELARERARDLRAVTQADLEPSYAVDGVILEAPYTNMEEEVASHPLSVMYQCLPGFQSVLHHVMRSNNMVFANDENLKTLTTRILFLHAEDDNVVPFYMSQKLYQIALQARRQRYAEDQVHMVSYSGSLGYSHNYIYLDPNLASVVGRFLQSKNNNIDRPIVR